The sequence below is a genomic window from Tubulanus polymorphus chromosome 1, tnTubPoly1.2, whole genome shotgun sequence.
ataaaacgTATTTATGGATAattcttatttaaaaaaaaaacatgatttaACCGCTGCGTTCTAACAAACAGCCGTGTGAAGATAACATCTTTTCAATAATGTAACCGATAAGTCACGCAGATAGGCGGTGTGAAATAGGTACGCATATATCTGTATCAGTGTGTAGGACTTTTGATTGATGTTTTCAATATTTGCTTTTTAGGAAAAATCATGGCAGCACCTCAGGTAATATTGCTGAATTAATAATCTGGATCAGTTTTGAGATGAAAACAAATATAGAACACTATTCCATTACCAATAAACTACATCTGGGCCAACTTTTTGTTGTTGCCATCTACACATACATAATTTACCATTTCTACTTCAGATTAAGGATGAACCGGGTAGACTACTAGCGCCACCTACGGGTAATACCCGCCGAGCATCGATAGCATCAACGGGTTCGCAGGGATCGCAACAGAGGCTTCTTTCAGTGCGTCGAAAATCAACACTGCGCAGCGTTGCGCATTCGTTAGCATTCATGCGCAGAATGACCAAACCGACCATCGAAGTAGAACAAAAATCGAAAGTGAAATACGAAAATACGTACAAAACCGTTCCCGACCCTGGTACAACTTTCAGCAAACCTAAGGTGGAAGAAATCGTAAATCACGTTTTTAGCACGTATCTCGATGACTTAAAGTACAATGCCAAAGAATGTAGCGGCCTAGCAATGGATTTATCTCAAATTATACAAAATCGGATTAAAGACCTCAAATTCAAACGTTACAAAGTGGTTGTGAACGTTGTTCTCGGGGAGAAACGAGACCAAGGTATAGAGGCTGCTAGTCGATGTATATGGGAGTCAAGTACGGACAGTTTTGCGTGCGTTCATTATGGAAACGCGACGTTGTTTGCTGTCGCTACAATTCACGGAATTTACTACGAATGATCTCCAACAAAAGAAACGACAGTAAGACAATGTAGTATAATACTGGGCATTGCAGTTTGACAGTTATGACATGAAAGTCCAACGATTTGCGTAGGATTAATGCTAAGCCGAATGGTattagattaatattagattGTATTTAGAATGGGTAGCTCTAAAGAAACATATCAATGAAGGAAGGAGGTACAATCGCGTGCGGAACAGAAGAAGCAGTAGTGAGACATTGTCGAAATATACCTCCAAGCAATATTTGCCGCTTGCGTCGATAACTATTATGAATTATAAAAATTACGTCGCGAATACAAACGCCATTTTCTAAgcaaaaagaaaatatgaagATTGAGTATCCGATATTTGTAtataatatttgatatattcaatatatatctGTACATACTCTATGTATGTCTTATCACCATATCTTGTGGTATTACACTGatacatgaaataaatcaaattgaaatacaaatgTTTGTCAATAATTTCTTAGCCGATAGCAACGGTGGTGATATCGGTTTCTTTCGTGGAAACGGTCGATATAAAAGAACGGTCTAAAAGCGGGATTCTTTTCAACCG
It includes:
- the LOC141902421 gene encoding dynein light chain Tctex-type 5-B-like; this translates as MAAPQIKDEPGRLLAPPTGNTRRASIASTGSQGSQQRLLSVRRKSTLRSVAHSLAFMRRMTKPTIEVEQKSKVKYENTYKTVPDPGTTFSKPKVEEIVNHVFSTYLDDLKYNAKECSGLAMDLSQIIQNRIKDLKFKRYKVVVNVVLGEKRDQGIEAASRCIWESSTDSFACVHYGNATLFAVATIHGIYYE